From the genome of Candidatus Polarisedimenticolia bacterium, one region includes:
- a CDS encoding nuclear transport factor 2 family protein: MREQSNPDGIMPRRKAGVVSCTLALAGLLSLAAAATGGRGAVLAEVRDFTDRFNAAYQSNDMKAYWPFYADDMTQYWEEGRLDIKEYKEYWAKQLADGTKILEVKTADPVFHISPENDAAVAAYRIYTKMLRPDGTTTASWHQETDVLFKRDGRWQVVHLHDSPAPVEK; the protein is encoded by the coding sequence ATGCGCGAACAGTCGAATCCCGACGGCATCATGCCTCGCCGCAAGGCGGGAGTGGTTTCTTGCACCCTGGCGCTGGCCGGCCTGCTCTCTCTGGCCGCCGCCGCGACCGGCGGGCGCGGCGCGGTGCTCGCCGAGGTGCGCGATTTCACCGATCGGTTCAACGCCGCCTACCAATCGAACGACATGAAGGCCTACTGGCCCTTCTACGCCGACGACATGACGCAGTACTGGGAGGAGGGGCGCCTCGACATCAAGGAGTACAAGGAATACTGGGCCAAGCAGCTCGCGGACGGCACCAAGATCCTCGAGGTGAAGACCGCCGACCCCGTCTTCCACATCTCCCCGGAGAACGACGCCGCCGTGGCCGCCTACCGGATCTACACGAAGATGCTGCGCCCCGACGGCACGACCACCGCCAGCTGGCACCAGGAGACCGACGTCCTCTTCAAGCGCGACGGCCGCTGGCAGGTCGTGCACCTGCACGACTCGCCG